TGCCTGTTTTGAAAAATTCCGTAGCATCTGCGCGTTCTATCTCCGCTATTTTCTTACCGTTACTGGTCAGCCGCAGTTCTGTAACAGGCGGCATATTCACCTGTGAATAGGTATCGAGATAATATTTCTTATCATTAGAAAGCGCGATCACATGCTGCCCTTTTTCCGGTGTCATCTGTACCAGGTTTTTACCATCAAATCCAATGCGGTAGTAATGGATAAAATAAGGGTCTTCACCTGCGTGCATGCCACTGGCCCTGAACCATATTTCTCTCTTCTTTTCATCCACACTATCAATGTTACGCACTACCCATTCTCCCTGCGTAATTGTATTTTTAATATTGCCGCTGAGGCCATCTATCAAATACAAATGCCGCCAGCCATCCTTTTCAGAGGACCATACTATTTCATTTGTAGCAGGTAGATACTCCGTGAAGATGCGCGATTCATAAATAAAGGTTTTGGCTTTTTCATCCAGCAATGTACGTGTGGTCCCAGATTGTGCATCCACTTCAATGATCCTGAAACGCTGATGCCCTCGGTCTACTTTCTCATAGCTGAAATACCTTGGATCATCCTTGCGCCAATGTAATACAGGGGCTTCAAAAAAGTCCAGCAGTTCTGTGTTTACTTTTATGCCACTGCGTTGCCCAATGGGGAACAGGTGCATCTCATAAGTAGTGAAAGGATCGCCGGGTTGTTTGTAATTCTGCGAGCGTAATTGTCCGCGTTTAGTACCTGATACACTGGTGAGTACATAATATACCAGGGTATCCAGTGCAGGATTGGTAAGATAACCTACCAGATATTTGCTATCCGGGGACCAGGCCAACTCTGCATAAGGTTTTTCTTTAGTGCCATTGGTGGTATATTGTATGGTGTCTTTAGTTGCTGCGTTACGGATGAATACATTCCCTTCTTTGATGAAGGCATGCCACTTCTTATCCGGCGATTCACTTTTTGTGGAAAAACTTTGCCAGCGGCTGCGGCGGAATACTCTATCCGGGTATACACGTTGAGGGAAACTATCTTTCTTTGTGAGCTGATAGGTATTCAGATCACACTCCCAGTATTTCCCTTTTACTTCCAGCATGGCCGTTTTGGTACCGATATCCATCCGGGTGATATTCAAACGCAGTGGGTCCTGTTCCAGGGCAGCAGCCAGTTTTGCATGATCAAATGCAGGGCGTTTTTTACCCGTGGCTGCATCTGCGAGGATGTATTCCTTTACTGAATCCTTGAGGGTGTTCACATACCAGAAACTCCGGCCATCTACAGACCAGTTAGCTCTCACCGTACTTTTGAATACAGTGTTCCGGCTGATGCTATCCAATAGGCGGGCATGTTTATACCGGCCTGTCATTTCCTCCTCATCCGGGTGGTAAGGGAGTTGTTGCGCGCTGAGGGAACTGGTCCGGATCAGCAGCAGCATGATACAGAAGAACTTATGCTTCAGCATATAACTGTTTTAATCTCCTGTAAAGTGGGCACATTTTACAGGAATTGATTTACGCATTTTAACCATAAGTGTACTGATTTTATCCTTTCAATTTTGAGCAGAAACGGTTAATAATTACAAAGTGTTCTCCTCTCCTGCTGGTTAGCTTTACTTTAATGAATAACTTTAAACCCTCCCTCAGCCTCTTAGACGCTACCATGGTAGTAGCAGGCAGCATGATCGGCTCCGGTATTTTTATTGTAAGTGCAGACATTACCCGGCTCACCGGAAGTTCCGGCTGGCTTTTGCTGGTATGGCTTATCACCGGCTTTATGACCCTCACGGCGGCATTGAGTTATGGAGAACTGAGTGCCATGTTCCCCAAAGCAGGCGGCCAGTATGTATACCTGAAAGAAGCCTACAATCCGCTAACGGGTTTTGTGTATGGATGGAGTTTCTTTACGGTGGTACAAACCGCTACCATTGCGGCAGTAGGTGTTGCCTTTGCTAAATTCACGGCTTATATTATTCCTTATTTCAGCGAAGACATTCTTGTGTGGAAGAACATTTCCCGGGCGCAGTTATTATCTATCGCCGTGATCTTCCTGTTGACCTTTATTAATACCAGGGGTATCAAAAGCGGCAAACTGGTGCAGACCACTTTAACCCTTATCAAACTATTCAGCCTGGCTGCCCTGATCATTTGTGGCCTGGTGTTATTAAAACCGGATGTATGGGCTGCCAACTGGGAAAATCCCTGGCACCTGCATTCCATCACCACCACCGGATCTTACACCATCATCGCAGCATTAGGTGCTATTGCAGCAGCTATGGTAGGTTCCATTTTCAGCAGCGATTCCTGGAACAATATCGCTTTCATTGCAGGAGAAGTAAAGAACCCGCAGCGCAACATTGGCCTCAGCTTATTCCTGGGTACACTGATAGTTACCTTCCTGTATATCCTCGCTAACATTACTTACATCGCGGTATTGCCTTTACAGGAAATTGCTTTTGCGGAGAAAGACAGGGTGGCCGTAGCAGCTTCGCATGTGATGTTCGGCAAAGCAGGAACTGTATTGATCGCGGCCATGATCATGATCTCTACTTTTGGCTGCAACAATGGCCTGATACTGGCGGGTGCCAGGGTATATTATACCATGGCCAATGATGGTTTGTTCTTCCGCAGGGCGGGGAAACTCAACCAGGCAGCCGTTCCTGAATTTGCTTTGTGGATCCAGTGTATTGTTGCCTGTGCCTGGAGTATCAGCGGTAAATATGGCCAGTTATTGGATATGATCTCTTTTGTAGTAGTGGGTTTCTATATGCTTACCATTGCAGGCATTTTTATCCTGCGCAAAAAAAGACCGAATGCCGAACGCCCGTATAAAGCATTCGGCTACCCGGTACTACCCATCATTTATATTGTGATGGGCCTGAGTTTCTGTATCCTGCTGATCATTTACAAACCCGGTTTTACCTGGCCCGGATTGCTCATTGCACTTGCAGGGATCCCTGTTTATTATCTTGTTACTTCGTCCCGAACTGGTAAACCGTAGTTTGTGTATAACGCTCGCCTGGTTTCAGGATCACGTTAGGGAAAGAAGGCTGGTTCGGAGAATCAGGATAGTGCTGTGCTTCCAGGCAAAGCCCTGCGTTCTTGCCATATTTGGCTCCGTTACGGGTATGCTGTAAGCTGCCATCCAGGAAGTTACCGGTGTAGAACTGAATGCCGGGCTCTGAAGTAGAGATGGTCATCAGTCTTCCGCTGCCAGGATGATACAGGGTACCGATCACGGCAAAACCTGATTTATCAAATACCCAGTTATGGTCGTATCCGCCTTTCACTTCTGCAATATGTTCACCAATACGGGTAGGCGCGGTGAAGTCCATTGGTGTGCCTTTTACCGGCTCTATTTTACCTGTTGGGATCAGCTTATCATTTACCGGTGTATAGCTGGGCGCATTGAGTTGCAGCACATGGTCCAGGATCGTAGAATCCTTGCCGGCAGATAAGTTAAAGTAAGTATGCTGTGTGAGGTTCACCGGTGTTGGTTTACTGGTGGTAGCCACGTATTCCAGCTTCAGGGCATTGTCTGCCGTGAGGGTATAGATCACTTTGGCATCCAGGGCACCAGGATAACCTTCTTCGCCGTCCGCACTGGTATATTCCAGCAGGAGGCTGCTATCTCCGGGTAAAGGTGTCACTTTCCAGATCACTTTATCAAAACCTTTCAGGCCACCGTGCAGGCTGTTACCGTTATTATTGGCAGCCAGTTTATATTCGTTACTATCTATTTTAAAGCTTGCATTGGCAATGCGGTTGGCATAACGGCCCACCAGGGTACCGAAATAAGGGTTGCCTGTTTGTACATATCCTGCGAGCGAATCGTAAGAAAGCACCACATTCCCCGGTTCTCCATTTTTATCTTTTACAAGAATGTCTGTGATAACGCCCCCGTAATTCAGAACCTTTACTACCATGCCGCTGTCGTTTGTGAGGGTATATTGCAAAACTTCCTGGCCGCCCAGGTCGCCATAATGCACAGGTGCGGGCACAACGGTGGAATCTGCACTGGTCTTTTGCTCTGAGGACTGGTTGTTACAGGCTGAGGTAACAATCAGACTGCCGGTAATGATAGTCATAATCGTAGAGAGTTTTTTAAACATGATGATCCTTGTTTAAGTGTTTGCGTGGTTAATCCTTAAATATCCGGATTAAATTCTAAAAAATCCAGACAAATATTTAAATTGTCAGTACCACATTTAATTATCAATATCTGTATACTATTTGCGAAATATTGAAAAGTGGATCTTTGAATTGCATGCTAGCTTTATTCATATGAATAAACTGTTGATCGCCGTACTATTGTTGTTGAGCAGTATAACAGCATTTGCGCAATCCCTGGTACCGGAATGGAAAGATGCCCGTATTAAAATGCCTTTGCAGGCAAACATCCGGGCCTATGCATTTAACCTGGCGGATGTTCGTTTACTGGAAGGTCCTTTTCAGACGGCCATGCAGGCAGAAGCCAAATACCTTTTACAGATAGAACCGGACAGGCTCCTGTCTGATTTCCGTGCACATGCAGGCCTTACGCCCAAAGGAGAGAAATACGGGGGCTGGGAGTCTTCAGGGCTTGCAGGTCATTCCCTGGGGCATTACCTTTCTGCCTGTGCCATGCAGTATGCCGCTTCCGGCGATACTGCCTTCCTGCATCGTGTAAATTATATCGTGGATGAACTGGAAGTTTGCAGGCGCGGGGGGTATGTTGGTGCTATTCCCAATGAAGACAGTATGTGGGCAGAAGTGAAAGCAGGCAATATCCGTACCCGTGGATTTGACCTCAATGGCGCATGGGCACCCTGGTATACTGTGCATAAGATCATGGCCGGTTTGCTGGATGCCAATTTATACTGCGGTAATAAAAAAGCCCTGGTGATCAATGAAGGCATTGCCAACTGGGCGGGTACTATTATCCAAAACCTGAACCATGAGCAATTGCAGAAGATGCTGTTCTGCGAATATGGCGGCATGAGTGAAACCCTGGTGAACACATGGGCTTTAACCGGCAACAAAAAATACCTGGACCTCAGTTACAAATTCTACGATACCCGCATACTGGATTCCCTGGCGGCAGGGATAGATATCCTCCCCGGCAAACACTCCAATACCCAGATCCCCAAAGTGATCGGGGGCATTCGCCGGCATGAGCTGAACCTCGATAAAAAAGATGCGGACATTGCCCACTTTTTCTGGAACACCGTTACCAAACATCATTCTTATGCCACCGGCGGGAACAGCAATTATGAATATTTCGGCCCGGCAGATAAACTGAGCGAAACGCTTACGGACAACACCACAGAAACCTGCAACACGTATAATATGCTCAAGCTGACGCGCCATTTATTTGCGCTGAAGCCGGATGCCGCTTATATGGATTATTACGAAAAGGCCCTGTACAATCACATCCTGGCCTCCCAGCATCATGAGTCAGGCATGGTCTGTTATTTCGTGTCCCTGCGGATGGGAGGCACCAAAGAATACAGTAACCCCTGGCATTCTTTCACCTGCTGTGTAGGCTCGGGCATGGAAAATCATGTGAAATACGGGGAAAGCATTTATGCCCGCGGGGAAGACGGCAGTTTATATGTGAACCTCTTCATTCCCTCCACCCTGGATTGGAAAGAACGGGGCGTAAAGATTAAGCAGGAAACTACCCTGCCGGATATGAAGCTGACTATTACAGGATCCGGCTCCTTCCCTATCCGTATCCGCAAACCGCATTGGGTTTTAAAAGCAAAGATCCTTATTAACGATAAAGAACAGGTTTTATCACCTGATGCCAATGGCTACCTGGTACTGCAACGGAAATGGAAAAACGGGGATGTGATCCAACTCAATTACCCGCAAACCCTTTATACGGAATCCATGCCGGACAATCCGAACCGCAGGGCTATCTTTTACGGCCCCACTTTACTGGCCGGCCTGCTGGGAGATAAAGAACCAGACCCCGTAAAAGGTGTACCTGTTATTGTAACAGATCAGGCCAACCCGGCCAGCTGGATGGATGCCTCTTTTGTAACAAAGGAAACGGGTATCCGCATGGTGCCTTTCCATGACACTAAAAATCAATACTATAGCGTATACTGGGATGTGTTCAGTCCTGCCGCCTGGGCAGAACAGCAAAAAGTGTATGAGGCACACAAAAAAGAGGCCCGGGAACTGGAGGACCTTACCCTGGATATCCTGCGGCCCGGGGAAATGCAGCCGGAGCGGGACCATGATTTTACCGGGGAAAAACTGCATACAGAAGAGGAACATGGAAAGAAATGGCGCATGGCAGCACCGGGAGGATTCTTCTCCTTCAACATGAAAGTACAGCCCGAAGGAGGCAATACCATTATATGCAGTTACTGGGGTATGGATAACCGGGGCCGGACATTTGACATACAGGTGAACGGGGTCACCATTGCCACGGAAGACCTAAATAAGTATAAAGCCAGCAAGTTTTACGATATTAGCTACAAAATTCCCGGGGAACTGACCAAAGGGAAAACCACCGTAACCATAAAATTTGCCCCTAAGCCACAAAACAGCGCAGGACCTTTATACGGAGTACGGATGATCAAAAACAAAACAATATTAACCACAGGATTAAAAGAGCACCAGTGAAAATATCTCATTATTCAGGAAAGAACAAAATGCTGTTAGCGGTTGATTGCATCATTTTCGGATTCGATGGAACAGAATTAAAACTATTACTGATAAAAAGAGGATTTGAACCTGAGCAGGGCCGCTGGAGCCTCATGGGCGGATTTGTACAGCCGAAGGAAACATTGGATAATGCCGCTGCCCGCATCCTGCACGAACTGACAGGATTGAAGGATGTATACATGGAACAACTGCATGCCTTCGGGGAAGTAGAACGCGATCCCATTGAAAGAACAGTATCCGTGGTATACACCAGCCTGATAGATATCAATGAGTATAAAAAACAGATCAATAACGACTTCCATTCTGAATGGTTCCCGCTGAAAAAGATACCATCCCTGATCTTTGACCACCGGGATATGGTGGAAATGGCAAAAGAAAAGCTGCGCTATAAAGCAGCCTTCCACCCCATTGTATTTGAAATGCTGCCGGAGAAATTCACCCTCCCGCAACTCCAAAGCCTGTATGAAGGGATCTACGGCTCCCTGATGGACAAAAGGAACTTCTCCCGGAAAGTATTGTCAACCGGACTATTAATAAAACAGAAGGACAAGGAACGTTTAAGTTCCAAAAGAGGCGCTTTTTACTACAAACTGGATAAGCGCAAATACCAGACAAAATTCAATGCCTTCCTGAATTTTATTCCCAATCCCAACAATCTTAACTAATTTTTTTTCCAGATAATGGAAAAGATGGGAATTTTTTTGCTACTTTACTTAAGTGTCGCATTGACAATAATAATTCCACATGAAAGATTCTTATGTAATAGGGGTAGATTATGGCACAGATTCTGTCCGCTCCATTCTTGTAAATGCCCATACCGGGGAGGAGATCTCCGCAGCAGTATTTTATTATCCGCGCTGGAAGGATGGCCTGTATTGTGATGCCGCCAGGAATCGTTTCCGGCAGCATCCGCTGGACTACCAGGAAGGGCTGGAACATACTATCCGTACCTGTTTAAAACTGGCCGGGCCAGCTGCCGCCCGTGCGGTACGTGCTATTTCTGTAGATACAACAGGTTCCACACCGGTGGCAGTGGATGAAAGCGGAACGCCCCTGGCTTTAACCCCGGGATTTGAACAGAATCCCAATGCCATGTTTGTGCTGTGGAAAGATCATACGGCTACAAAAGAAGCCGCGCAGATCAATGCGCATGCTGCCAGCTTTCCTGTAAACTACCTGCAGTTTGTAGGCGGCATTTATTCCTCCGAATGGTTCTGGGCCAAACTCCTGCATGTTTTAAGAGTGGATGAACAGGTGCGCAGCGCCTGCCATTCCTGGGTGGAACATTGCGACTGGATACCTTTCCTCCTTACAGGCGGCACACATATTTCTCAAATGAAACGCGGTACCTGCAGCGCAGGACATAAAGCATTGTGGGCTGCGGAATTTAATGGCCTGCCGCCGAATGAATTCTTTTCTTCGCTGGACCCACTGCTGAACTGTTATACCTCCCGCCTCTTCTCACAAACCTATACGGCAGATAAAGCCGCAGGGCACCTTGCTCCCGCATGGGCAGAACGCCTTGGTCTTTCTACGGAAGTACTGGTAGGTACCGGCGCATTTGATGCACACATGGGAGCTGTTGGCGGTCAGATAGAACCTTATCATCTCAGTAAAGTAATGGGCACTTCTACCTGCGATATGCTGGTAGCGCCCGTGGATGAAGTAGCCGGTAAACTTGTGAAAGGTATCTGCGGACAGGTACCAGGCTCTGTGATCCCAGGTATGATGGGTATGGAAGCAGGCCAGAGTTCTTTCGGCGATGCCTATGCATGGTTCAGAGACCTGCTTAGCTGGCCACTCCAATATTTTAAACAACCTGCGGATATCATTGAGCAACTCATACCGGAATTGACTAAACAGGCAGCATTAATTCCTCCGGAAGAACATACCGGCATTGCACTGGATTGGCTGAATGGCAGACGCACACCGGATGCCAATCAATTGCTCAAAGGTGCCATCACTGGTTTAGACCTTGCCAGCAGTGCCCCACAAATATTCCGTTCCATTATTGAATCCACCTGCTTTGGCGCCAAAGCGATTGCAGACAGGTTTAACCAGGAAGGGATTCCTGTAAAAGGCCTGATAGGTATGGGAGGCGTAGCAAGAAAATCACCACAGATCATGCAGATCATGGCGGACGTAATGAATATGCCATTGCGCATTCACCGTTCTGATCAAACCTGCGCAGCCGGTGCAGCGATGTTTGCTGCTACAGTAGCAGGGATCTATGATAAAGTAGAAGATGCAATGCAGGCCATGGGGCAGGGTTTTGACATTACTTATCACCCCAATCCCGCACATGCGGCCATCTATGCAAAACGTTATCAGCAATACCAGGCATTAGGAAATTTCATCGAACAACAAACCGTATGAAAAGTAAATACCAGCAATTGAAAGAAACCGCCTATGCCGCTAATATGCAATTACCGGCACTGGACCTGGTGCTTTTTACTTTCGGTAATGTGAGCGCTGCAGATCAGAACCTTGGTGTATTTGCCATCAAACCCAGTGGTGTGCCTTATACGGAACTCACTGTTGACAGTATGGTGATCGTGGATTTTGAGGGCAATACCGTTGAAGGTGATCTGCGTCCTTCCTCTGATACCCGTACACATGCCGTATTATACAAACACTGGAAGAACATCGGCGGCATTGTGCACACACATTCCCTCTATGCCACAGCATGGGCACAAACCTTACAGGACATCCCCATCTATGGCACCACACATGCAGATCATACCACGGCAGACATTCCATGCGCTCCTCCTATGTCTGACGAAATGATAGCCGGCAACTATGAATACCAGACCGGCTTCCAGATCATGCAGGCACTGGAAGAAAGAGGAATGAACTACGAAGAAGTGGAAATGATCCTCGTAGGCAATCATGCTCCTTTCACCTGGGGGAAAACAGCTGAGAAAGCAGTATACAACAGCGCAGTACTGGAAAACATTGCTCATATGGCATTCCTTACGCAACAGATCCGCCTGGATGCACCACGCTTAAAGGATGCACTGATCAAAAAACATTATGAACGAAAACATGGCCCGGATTCCTATTACGGCCAATAAACTTTAAACATGAGTGAACTTAAGCAACTGGAAGTATGGTTTGTAACCGGAAGTCAGCACCTATATGGAGAAGAAACATTATTACAGGTAGCGGAACACGCAAAGGTGATCGCAGCAGCGCTGAATGATTCACCGGAAATACCGGTATCCATCGTTTGGAAACCTACGCTGAAATCAACAGAGGAGATCAGCCACCTCATCGTGGAAGCCAATAGCACCAAACAGGTGATAGGGCTCATAGCATGGATGCATACCTTCTCCCCTGCTAAAATGTGGATAGGCGGACTGAAGGCTTTGCAAAAACCTTTATTGCACCTGCACACACAGTTCAACCGTGATATCCCCTGGGGCACTATAGACATGGATTTCATGAACCTCAACCAGAGTGCGCATGGCGACCGGGAATTTGGTTTCATGGTGAGCCGTCTGCGTATGAACAGGAAAGTAACAGCAGGCCACTGGCAGGACCCCGAAGTGATCAAAGATATCAATGCCTGGACACGTACTGCAGCAGGCTGGCACGACTGGCAGGGTGCACGTTTTGTACGTTTCGGTGACAACATGCGTTTTGTGGCGGTAACAGATGGTGATAAAGTAGAAGCAGAATACAAATTCGGTTATTCTGTAAATACACATGGCATCGGCGATCTCACCAAGGTGATAGATGCTGTGAGTACACATGCTGTAGATGTACTCGTAAAAGAATACGAAGACCGTTATGCATTGGCCAGTTCTTTACGCAAAGGCAATGAACAGCATGCTGCATTACGGGAAGCCGCACGCATTGAACTAGGTTTACAGGCGTTCCTGGAAGACGGGAACTTCAAAGGTTTTACAGATACATTTGAAGACCTGCATGGCATGCAGCAATTACCGGGCATTGCCGCGCAACGCCTCATGGCAAAAGGTTACGGCTTTGCGGGAGAAGGAGACTGGAAAACGGCCGCATTGGTACGTGCCATGAAAGTAATGGGCAGCGGCCTGCCGGGTGGCAACTCCTTCATGGAAGACTATACCTATCATTTCAACCCGGATAACTCCATGGTACTGGGCTCACACATGCTGGAGATCTGCGAATCCATTGCAGAAGGCCAAGCTTCCTGTGAAATACATCCTTTGGGCATTGGCGGCAAATCAGATCCCGTTCGCCTGGTGTTCAATGCAGCAGCAGGCCCTGCCCTGAATGCTTCCATTGTGGATATGGGCAACCGCTTCCGCTTAATTGTCAATGAAGTGATGGCGGTTAAACCCATGCATAATTTACCTAAACTTCCTGTAGCAAGGGTGCTCTGGAAACCTTATCCTGACATGAAAACAGGTTGTGCCGCATGGATCCTTGCAGGAGGTGCACATCATACCTGTTACAGTCAGAATTTAACTTCTACACAGCTGGAAGACTTTGCGGAGATCGCGAACATAGAATGTGTGCTGATCGATAAACATACCCAACTCCGGCAACTGAAAAATGAATTACGATGGAATGAAGCGGCCTACATGATCAATCCAAAATAATAATCAGCCAACACGTTATGAGCAATCACCTCGCATTATCAGACTATCTGGTGTTTATCACCTATTTCCTGCTTGTTGCTTCCTTTGGATACTGGATATACCGCAGAAAGCAAAAGGCTTCCCTGAACACAAAAGACTTCTTCCTGGCAGAAGGCTCCCTTACCTGGTGGGCCATCGGCGCATCCCTCATTGCTTCCAATATTTCCG
This DNA window, taken from Chitinophaga niabensis, encodes the following:
- a CDS encoding S9 family peptidase; this encodes MLKHKFFCIMLLLIRTSSLSAQQLPYHPDEEEMTGRYKHARLLDSISRNTVFKSTVRANWSVDGRSFWYVNTLKDSVKEYILADAATGKKRPAFDHAKLAAALEQDPLRLNITRMDIGTKTAMLEVKGKYWECDLNTYQLTKKDSFPQRVYPDRVFRRSRWQSFSTKSESPDKKWHAFIKEGNVFIRNAATKDTIQYTTNGTKEKPYAELAWSPDSKYLVGYLTNPALDTLVYYVLTSVSGTKRGQLRSQNYKQPGDPFTTYEMHLFPIGQRSGIKVNTELLDFFEAPVLHWRKDDPRYFSYEKVDRGHQRFRIIEVDAQSGTTRTLLDEKAKTFIYESRIFTEYLPATNEIVWSSEKDGWRHLYLIDGLSGNIKNTITQGEWVVRNIDSVDEKKREIWFRASGMHAGEDPYFIHYYRIGFDGKNLVQMTPEKGQHVIALSNDKKYYLDTYSQVNMPPVTELRLTSNGKKIAEIERADATEFFKTGIPPVEPFVAKGRDGVTDIWGIVCRPSKFDPAKKYPIIENIYAGPHDAFVPKTFMGTFGEMQSMAELGFIVVQIDGMGTANRSKAFHDVCWKNIADAGFPDRILWMKALGTKYPYADTNRVGLYGTSAGGQNALAALLFHPEFYKAAVSSCGCHDNRVDKQWWNEQWMGYPVGKHYDEQSNITNVDKLQGKLLLIVGEADTNVPPESTYRVADALIKCNKEFEFLPIPGMGHSDGGPYGRLRKRNFFVRHLLGVETPLVIK
- a CDS encoding APC family permease — encoded protein: MNNFKPSLSLLDATMVVAGSMIGSGIFIVSADITRLTGSSGWLLLVWLITGFMTLTAALSYGELSAMFPKAGGQYVYLKEAYNPLTGFVYGWSFFTVVQTATIAAVGVAFAKFTAYIIPYFSEDILVWKNISRAQLLSIAVIFLLTFINTRGIKSGKLVQTTLTLIKLFSLAALIICGLVLLKPDVWAANWENPWHLHSITTTGSYTIIAALGAIAAAMVGSIFSSDSWNNIAFIAGEVKNPQRNIGLSLFLGTLIVTFLYILANITYIAVLPLQEIAFAEKDRVAVAASHVMFGKAGTVLIAAMIMISTFGCNNGLILAGARVYYTMANDGLFFRRAGKLNQAAVPEFALWIQCIVACAWSISGKYGQLLDMISFVVVGFYMLTIAGIFILRKKRPNAERPYKAFGYPVLPIIYIVMGLSFCILLIIYKPGFTWPGLLIALAGIPVYYLVTSSRTGKP
- a CDS encoding aldose epimerase family protein, translating into MFKKLSTIMTIITGSLIVTSACNNQSSEQKTSADSTVVPAPVHYGDLGGQEVLQYTLTNDSGMVVKVLNYGGVITDILVKDKNGEPGNVVLSYDSLAGYVQTGNPYFGTLVGRYANRIANASFKIDSNEYKLAANNNGNSLHGGLKGFDKVIWKVTPLPGDSSLLLEYTSADGEEGYPGALDAKVIYTLTADNALKLEYVATTSKPTPVNLTQHTYFNLSAGKDSTILDHVLQLNAPSYTPVNDKLIPTGKIEPVKGTPMDFTAPTRIGEHIAEVKGGYDHNWVFDKSGFAVIGTLYHPGSGRLMTISTSEPGIQFYTGNFLDGSLQHTRNGAKYGKNAGLCLEAQHYPDSPNQPSFPNVILKPGERYTQTTVYQFGTK
- a CDS encoding glycoside hydrolase family 127 protein; protein product: MNKLLIAVLLLLSSITAFAQSLVPEWKDARIKMPLQANIRAYAFNLADVRLLEGPFQTAMQAEAKYLLQIEPDRLLSDFRAHAGLTPKGEKYGGWESSGLAGHSLGHYLSACAMQYAASGDTAFLHRVNYIVDELEVCRRGGYVGAIPNEDSMWAEVKAGNIRTRGFDLNGAWAPWYTVHKIMAGLLDANLYCGNKKALVINEGIANWAGTIIQNLNHEQLQKMLFCEYGGMSETLVNTWALTGNKKYLDLSYKFYDTRILDSLAAGIDILPGKHSNTQIPKVIGGIRRHELNLDKKDADIAHFFWNTVTKHHSYATGGNSNYEYFGPADKLSETLTDNTTETCNTYNMLKLTRHLFALKPDAAYMDYYEKALYNHILASQHHESGMVCYFVSLRMGGTKEYSNPWHSFTCCVGSGMENHVKYGESIYARGEDGSLYVNLFIPSTLDWKERGVKIKQETTLPDMKLTITGSGSFPIRIRKPHWVLKAKILINDKEQVLSPDANGYLVLQRKWKNGDVIQLNYPQTLYTESMPDNPNRRAIFYGPTLLAGLLGDKEPDPVKGVPVIVTDQANPASWMDASFVTKETGIRMVPFHDTKNQYYSVYWDVFSPAAWAEQQKVYEAHKKEARELEDLTLDILRPGEMQPERDHDFTGEKLHTEEEHGKKWRMAAPGGFFSFNMKVQPEGGNTIICSYWGMDNRGRTFDIQVNGVTIATEDLNKYKASKFYDISYKIPGELTKGKTTVTIKFAPKPQNSAGPLYGVRMIKNKTILTTGLKEHQ
- a CDS encoding NUDIX hydrolase, producing the protein MKISHYSGKNKMLLAVDCIIFGFDGTELKLLLIKRGFEPEQGRWSLMGGFVQPKETLDNAAARILHELTGLKDVYMEQLHAFGEVERDPIERTVSVVYTSLIDINEYKKQINNDFHSEWFPLKKIPSLIFDHRDMVEMAKEKLRYKAAFHPIVFEMLPEKFTLPQLQSLYEGIYGSLMDKRNFSRKVLSTGLLIKQKDKERLSSKRGAFYYKLDKRKYQTKFNAFLNFIPNPNNLN
- a CDS encoding ribulokinase produces the protein MKDSYVIGVDYGTDSVRSILVNAHTGEEISAAVFYYPRWKDGLYCDAARNRFRQHPLDYQEGLEHTIRTCLKLAGPAAARAVRAISVDTTGSTPVAVDESGTPLALTPGFEQNPNAMFVLWKDHTATKEAAQINAHAASFPVNYLQFVGGIYSSEWFWAKLLHVLRVDEQVRSACHSWVEHCDWIPFLLTGGTHISQMKRGTCSAGHKALWAAEFNGLPPNEFFSSLDPLLNCYTSRLFSQTYTADKAAGHLAPAWAERLGLSTEVLVGTGAFDAHMGAVGGQIEPYHLSKVMGTSTCDMLVAPVDEVAGKLVKGICGQVPGSVIPGMMGMEAGQSSFGDAYAWFRDLLSWPLQYFKQPADIIEQLIPELTKQAALIPPEEHTGIALDWLNGRRTPDANQLLKGAITGLDLASSAPQIFRSIIESTCFGAKAIADRFNQEGIPVKGLIGMGGVARKSPQIMQIMADVMNMPLRIHRSDQTCAAGAAMFAATVAGIYDKVEDAMQAMGQGFDITYHPNPAHAAIYAKRYQQYQALGNFIEQQTV
- the araD gene encoding L-ribulose-5-phosphate 4-epimerase AraD, which translates into the protein MKSKYQQLKETAYAANMQLPALDLVLFTFGNVSAADQNLGVFAIKPSGVPYTELTVDSMVIVDFEGNTVEGDLRPSSDTRTHAVLYKHWKNIGGIVHTHSLYATAWAQTLQDIPIYGTTHADHTTADIPCAPPMSDEMIAGNYEYQTGFQIMQALEERGMNYEEVEMILVGNHAPFTWGKTAEKAVYNSAVLENIAHMAFLTQQIRLDAPRLKDALIKKHYERKHGPDSYYGQ
- the araA gene encoding L-arabinose isomerase, producing MSELKQLEVWFVTGSQHLYGEETLLQVAEHAKVIAAALNDSPEIPVSIVWKPTLKSTEEISHLIVEANSTKQVIGLIAWMHTFSPAKMWIGGLKALQKPLLHLHTQFNRDIPWGTIDMDFMNLNQSAHGDREFGFMVSRLRMNRKVTAGHWQDPEVIKDINAWTRTAAGWHDWQGARFVRFGDNMRFVAVTDGDKVEAEYKFGYSVNTHGIGDLTKVIDAVSTHAVDVLVKEYEDRYALASSLRKGNEQHAALREAARIELGLQAFLEDGNFKGFTDTFEDLHGMQQLPGIAAQRLMAKGYGFAGEGDWKTAALVRAMKVMGSGLPGGNSFMEDYTYHFNPDNSMVLGSHMLEICESIAEGQASCEIHPLGIGGKSDPVRLVFNAAAGPALNASIVDMGNRFRLIVNEVMAVKPMHNLPKLPVARVLWKPYPDMKTGCAAWILAGGAHHTCYSQNLTSTQLEDFAEIANIECVLIDKHTQLRQLKNELRWNEAAYMINPK